A window from Candidatus Binatia bacterium encodes these proteins:
- a CDS encoding acyl-CoA dehydrogenase family protein, with protein sequence MDLSYTADEERFRAELRAFLEHAVPRDDPPEDLDGEFEWLRAFQRRMHAGGWVGIHWPRAYGGRDATPMQQAIFAEEMARARAPQFVNRVGINNVGPTLMHFGTEEQKRRYLPGILSADEIWCQLYSEPGAGSDLAALRTRAVLDGDDFVVTGQKVWTSYAQHSRWAILLARTGEDAVKQRGISYLIVDMRAPGIEIRPLRQLTGASEFNEVFLDAVRVPRENLIGPINEGWRIAQVTLAHERGTNYAIKEQVLARINVDELLDVARSTGRSGDPRVRQRLAQLYLETEIMRFMNLEMLTRLGRGVTPGAETSIVKTFWADLTQKIGDAGIELLGERGLLLRGDRHAVAGGRFAQHLLFSRAATIAGGTSEIQRNIIAQRLLGLPRS encoded by the coding sequence ATGGATCTGTCCTACACCGCCGACGAGGAGCGCTTTCGCGCCGAGCTGCGCGCGTTTCTCGAGCACGCGGTGCCGCGCGACGATCCGCCCGAAGACCTCGACGGCGAGTTCGAGTGGCTGCGCGCCTTCCAGCGTCGCATGCACGCGGGCGGCTGGGTCGGCATCCACTGGCCGCGCGCCTACGGCGGACGCGACGCGACGCCGATGCAGCAGGCGATCTTCGCCGAGGAGATGGCGCGGGCGCGCGCGCCGCAGTTCGTCAACCGCGTCGGCATCAACAACGTCGGGCCGACGCTCATGCACTTCGGCACCGAGGAGCAGAAGCGGCGCTACCTGCCCGGCATCCTGTCGGCCGACGAGATCTGGTGTCAGCTCTACTCCGAGCCCGGCGCCGGCTCGGACCTGGCCGCGCTGCGCACGCGCGCCGTGCTCGACGGCGACGACTTCGTCGTCACCGGGCAGAAGGTGTGGACGAGCTACGCGCAGCACTCGCGCTGGGCGATCCTGCTCGCGCGCACCGGCGAGGACGCCGTCAAGCAACGCGGCATCTCCTACCTGATCGTCGACATGCGCGCGCCGGGCATCGAGATCCGGCCGCTGCGCCAGCTCACCGGGGCGTCGGAGTTCAACGAGGTCTTCCTCGACGCGGTCCGCGTGCCGCGCGAGAACCTGATCGGGCCGATCAACGAGGGCTGGCGCATCGCCCAGGTGACCCTGGCGCACGAGCGCGGAACGAATTACGCGATCAAGGAGCAGGTGCTGGCGCGGATCAACGTCGACGAGCTGCTCGACGTCGCGCGCAGCACCGGGCGAAGCGGGGACCCGCGCGTGCGGCAACGGCTCGCCCAGCTCTACCTCGAAACCGAGATCATGCGCTTCATGAACCTCGAGATGCTGACGCGACTCGGCCGCGGCGTGACGCCGGGCGCCGAGACGTCGATCGTCAAGACGTTCTGGGCGGATCTCACGCAGAAGATCGGCGACGCTGGCATCGAGCTGCTCGGCGAGCGCGGGCTCTTGCTGCGGGGCGACCGGCACGCCGTCGCGGGCGGACGCTTCGCGCAGCACCTGCTGTTCTCGCGCGCCGCGACCATCGCCGGTGGCACGAGCGAGATCCAGCGCAACATCATCGCGCAGCGCCTGCTCGGCCTGCCGCGAAGCTGA
- a CDS encoding acyl-CoA dehydrogenase family protein, translating into MDLSYTPEEEAFRARVRKWLEENVPKPEEVKHLEGARAWQRKLHAAGLLGAAWPKEYGGAGLSEMEQAILNEEMVRARAPQPINQMAIWWVGPAIMRYGTEEQKKRFIPKILSCEEIWATGYSEPSSGSDMAAAKTSAVRDGDDYIVNGQKVWTTLAHISDWYFVLVRTSTEGPKWAGLTVLLMDLKSPGVTIKPIKQIDGGAEFNEVFMTDVRVPVTNRLGEEGQGWEIVSSALVNERSGIASGIRADQSLEWVIRTARLRGKTDDPNVRQKIADLAIKGSIMRYAGLRALTDSLKKRLNPHLSAAMKLMGTTLVQEFSETGIELLGPYGALMNDEHAPDNGRWAKQLLYDRSMTIAGGTSEVQRNIVAQRILGLPRR; encoded by the coding sequence ATGGATCTGTCGTACACCCCCGAGGAGGAAGCGTTCCGCGCCCGGGTGCGGAAGTGGCTCGAGGAGAACGTTCCCAAGCCCGAGGAGGTCAAGCACCTCGAGGGCGCGCGCGCCTGGCAGCGCAAGCTGCACGCCGCGGGGCTGCTCGGCGCCGCCTGGCCGAAGGAGTACGGCGGCGCGGGCCTCTCCGAGATGGAGCAGGCGATCCTCAACGAGGAGATGGTGCGCGCGCGTGCGCCGCAGCCGATCAACCAGATGGCGATCTGGTGGGTCGGCCCGGCGATCATGCGCTACGGGACCGAGGAGCAGAAGAAGCGCTTCATCCCGAAGATCCTGAGCTGCGAGGAGATCTGGGCGACCGGCTACTCGGAGCCGTCCTCGGGCTCCGACATGGCGGCGGCGAAGACCAGCGCGGTCCGTGACGGCGACGACTACATCGTCAACGGGCAGAAGGTCTGGACGACGCTCGCCCACATCTCCGACTGGTACTTCGTCCTCGTGCGGACCTCGACCGAGGGGCCGAAGTGGGCGGGGCTCACGGTGCTTTTGATGGACCTCAAGAGCCCCGGGGTCACGATCAAGCCGATCAAGCAGATCGACGGCGGCGCCGAGTTCAACGAGGTCTTCATGACCGACGTGCGCGTGCCGGTGACGAACCGCCTCGGCGAGGAAGGGCAGGGCTGGGAGATCGTCTCGAGCGCGCTGGTCAACGAGCGCTCCGGCATCGCGAGCGGCATCCGCGCGGACCAGTCGCTCGAGTGGGTGATCCGGACGGCGCGCCTGCGCGGCAAGACCGACGACCCGAACGTGCGCCAGAAGATCGCCGACCTCGCGATCAAGGGCTCGATCATGCGTTACGCCGGGCTGCGGGCGCTGACCGACTCGCTCAAGAAGCGTCTCAACCCGCACCTCTCGGCGGCGATGAAGCTCATGGGCACGACGCTCGTGCAGGAGTTCTCCGAGACCGGCATCGAGCTGCTCGGACCGTACGGCGCGCTGATGAACGACGAGCACGCGCCGGACAACGGCCGCTGGGCGAAGCAGCTGCTCTACGACCGCTCGATGACGATCGCGGGCGGGACGAGCGAGGTGCAGCGCAACATCGTCGCGCAGCGCATCCTCGGTCTGCCGCGGCGGTAG
- a CDS encoding DUF2939 domain-containing protein, translated as MRRGFVVGAVAGGLVSIAIGLTVALLPTTPTWALWRIKSALDRRDVGELTEMVDFAAVTQRALTELDDAPNGLDAGKVARALLSGGKVMTVFNDPDQPLRITAGDVVAAWWGMRREDDLAYFTLPTGDRQVDLILGRAPDLRWRIVGVTPLTALIKVKLPGSGRASRAPGVDAPLGDG; from the coding sequence ATGCGACGCGGGTTCGTGGTCGGCGCCGTGGCGGGCGGCCTCGTTTCGATCGCCATCGGCCTCACGGTGGCGTTGCTGCCGACCACGCCGACCTGGGCGCTGTGGCGCATCAAGAGCGCGCTCGACCGGCGCGACGTCGGCGAGCTCACCGAGATGGTCGACTTCGCCGCGGTGACACAGCGGGCGCTCACCGAGCTCGACGACGCGCCGAACGGCCTCGACGCCGGAAAGGTCGCACGGGCGCTGCTCTCGGGCGGCAAGGTGATGACGGTGTTCAACGACCCGGACCAGCCGCTGCGCATCACCGCGGGCGACGTGGTCGCCGCCTGGTGGGGCATGCGGCGCGAGGACGACCTCGCCTACTTCACGCTGCCGACGGGCGACCGTCAGGTGGATTTGATCCTCGGCCGCGCGCCGGATCTGCGCTGGCGCATCGTCGGCGTCACGCCGCTCACGGCGCTGATCAAGGTCAAGCTGCCGGGCAGCGGTCGCGCGAGCCGAGCGCCGGGCGTTGACGCCCCACTCGGCGACGGGTAG
- the metF gene encoding methylenetetrahydrofolate reductase [NAD(P)H] — translation MRIDQILKAGEPVFSFEFFPPKTPQGEEALLRTIDELKPLEPAFVSVTYGAMGSNRGQVIELVSSIKRMGLNPMAHLSCTGHTRDEIAAILDQLAAAEIENILALRGDPPRGEVFRPVPGGFAHASDLAAFIRSRWSFCIGGACYPEVHPDAPSAEADLANLVIKVRAGVDFLITQLFFDNEDYFAFVERARAVGIEVPILPGIMPIVDVGGVKRMTAMCGAKLPAELAQRLAAVDGDADAVLAIGIEHALRQCRDLLERGAPGIHFYTLNRSPATRQILSAIREGR, via the coding sequence GTGCGCATCGACCAGATCCTGAAAGCCGGCGAGCCCGTTTTCTCCTTCGAGTTCTTCCCGCCGAAGACTCCGCAGGGCGAGGAAGCCCTGCTGCGCACGATCGACGAGCTCAAGCCGCTCGAGCCCGCCTTCGTCTCCGTGACCTACGGCGCAATGGGCTCGAACCGCGGCCAGGTGATCGAGCTCGTCTCCTCGATCAAGCGCATGGGCCTCAACCCCATGGCGCACCTGAGCTGTACCGGGCACACGCGCGACGAGATCGCGGCGATCCTCGACCAGCTCGCGGCGGCCGAGATCGAGAACATCCTCGCGCTGCGCGGCGACCCGCCGCGCGGTGAGGTGTTCCGACCGGTGCCGGGCGGCTTCGCGCACGCATCCGACCTCGCGGCCTTCATCCGCAGCCGCTGGAGTTTCTGCATCGGCGGCGCGTGCTACCCCGAGGTGCATCCCGACGCGCCGAGCGCCGAGGCCGACCTCGCGAACCTCGTGATCAAGGTCCGCGCGGGCGTCGACTTCCTGATCACGCAGCTCTTCTTCGACAACGAGGACTACTTCGCCTTCGTCGAGCGCGCGCGCGCGGTCGGGATCGAGGTGCCGATCCTGCCGGGCATCATGCCGATCGTCGACGTCGGCGGCGTCAAGCGCATGACCGCGATGTGCGGCGCGAAGCTGCCCGCGGAGCTCGCGCAGCGCCTCGCCGCCGTGGACGGCGACGCCGACGCCGTGCTCGCGATCGGCATCGAGCACGCGCTGCGCCAGTGCCGCGATCTGCTCGAGCGCGGCGCGCCGGGCATCCACTTCTACACGCTGAACCGCAGCCCGGCGACGCGGCAGATCCTGAGCGCGATCCGCGAGGGACGCTGA
- a CDS encoding lipid-transfer protein, protein MKKGRDVCVIGVGMTKFERCNRNYIELVEEAVREALAMAKTPPEDFEQAFCGYVSGMSAQGQRALYSMGLGGLPVFNVHNYCSTGSNALYLGWQAITSGMSECVLCFGFEKMEKGPLDAQLEGLKQNYKEEERKPPQAAVMFGNGGRQHMELYGTTKEQFAKVSVKNHRHSVHNPRSQYRDACTLEEVLASRLVYEPLTLLQCCPTSDGAAAAILCSPEYAARHGISRPVKIIGMSMQTDRPEDWNLGFLGMIGVGMSRRAAQNVYEMTGYGPEDVQVIELHDCFSTNELITYESLQLCPEGQGGRLIDEDQVTYGGKWVVNPSGGLLSKGHPLGATGIAQCYELVNQLNGACGKRQVEGARRALQHNVGLGGACVVTMYAKD, encoded by the coding sequence ATGAAGAAAGGTCGCGACGTCTGCGTGATCGGGGTCGGGATGACCAAGTTCGAGCGCTGCAACCGCAACTACATCGAGCTCGTCGAGGAAGCGGTGCGCGAGGCGCTCGCGATGGCGAAGACGCCGCCCGAGGACTTCGAGCAGGCGTTCTGCGGCTACGTCTCCGGGATGAGCGCGCAGGGGCAGCGGGCGCTCTACAGCATGGGGCTCGGCGGCCTGCCGGTGTTCAACGTGCACAACTACTGCTCGACCGGCTCGAACGCGCTCTACCTCGGCTGGCAGGCGATCACCTCGGGCATGAGCGAGTGCGTGCTCTGCTTCGGCTTCGAGAAGATGGAGAAGGGCCCGCTCGACGCGCAGCTCGAGGGCCTCAAGCAGAACTACAAGGAGGAGGAGCGCAAGCCTCCGCAGGCCGCGGTGATGTTCGGCAACGGCGGCCGCCAGCACATGGAGCTCTACGGCACGACCAAGGAGCAGTTCGCCAAGGTCAGCGTCAAGAACCACCGCCACTCGGTGCACAACCCGCGCTCGCAGTACCGCGACGCGTGCACGCTCGAGGAGGTTCTCGCCTCGCGCCTGGTCTACGAGCCGCTCACGCTGCTGCAGTGCTGCCCGACCTCCGACGGCGCCGCGGCGGCGATCCTGTGCTCGCCCGAGTACGCGGCGCGCCACGGCATCTCGCGACCCGTCAAGATCATCGGCATGTCGATGCAGACCGATCGTCCCGAGGACTGGAACCTCGGCTTCCTCGGCATGATCGGCGTCGGCATGTCGCGCCGCGCGGCGCAGAACGTCTACGAGATGACGGGCTACGGACCGGAAGACGTGCAGGTCATCGAGCTGCACGACTGCTTCTCGACCAACGAGCTCATCACCTACGAGTCGCTGCAGCTCTGCCCCGAGGGTCAGGGCGGACGCCTGATCGACGAGGACCAGGTGACCTACGGCGGCAAGTGGGTGGTGAACCCGTCCGGCGGACTGCTGTCGAAGGGCCACCCGCTCGGCGCGACCGGCATCGCGCAGTGCTACGAGCTCGTCAACCAGCTCAACGGCGCGTGCGGCAAGCGGCAGGTCGAGGGCGCGCGCCGGGCGCTGCAGCACAACGTCGGGCTCGGCGGCGCGTGCGTCGTGACGATGTACGCGAAGGACTGA
- a CDS encoding hydantoinase/oxoprolinase family protein produces MATTKTTPRRPLTRVQSGSRRSTAGGYRIGIDVGGTFTDLVLVRPDRTIHLDKTATTPDDQSEGVMVGLERLARSEGKDLASFLAATERIVHGTTTADNTMIQMNGAVTGLITSAGHRDEIELRRGYKENIWDPSYPPPPPICPRRRRIGVPERLDYEGNVVVPLDEDALRAAMRRLRMQGIESLAVVFLFSFINPAHELRAREIAAEELPGVDVSLSHEVMPQAPEFERTSTTLVNAYVAPRIKRYLANLERKLADAGYARDLLLMQSNGGLMTARYVAGKAVTVLGSGPAGGVVGACHVAGAAGVRDFISVDMGGTSYDVCLVRDGKPHVSSSWNWHHRYLIGLPMVDVQSVGAGGGSIASVIEGALHVGPDSAGAQPGPICYRRGGTRPTVTDANLVLGYLNPDFFYGGELALDVDSVVRAIDEQIRRPLGLATVEEAAYGIFRMVNANMANAIRRVSAMRGIDPREMPLVAFGGNGAVHAGMQAAELDIRQVLIPKTAPTFSALGLLLTDPIVIELRSYITPADEADLARVTSLFAEMREAADASLAAGGFSGREVRYQRIAYMCYPGQTFDMPVPIEGDGAFGARDLRRLIEAFHREHEALHTYASRDQMPILRGLGVRATAITAKPELPRIPASSRDARSALKGKRRAYFAGRWVSTPIYDGTKLRARQTVVGPAIIEEPLTTIVVYPGQRARLDTLGNYHLSVG; encoded by the coding sequence ATGGCAACGACCAAGACAACGCCGCGCCGTCCGCTCACGCGCGTGCAGTCCGGATCGCGCAGGTCGACGGCGGGCGGCTACCGCATCGGCATCGACGTCGGCGGCACGTTCACGGACCTGGTCCTGGTGCGCCCCGACCGCACGATCCACCTCGACAAGACCGCGACCACGCCGGACGACCAGAGCGAGGGCGTCATGGTCGGGCTCGAGCGCCTCGCGCGCAGCGAGGGCAAGGACCTCGCGAGCTTCCTCGCCGCGACCGAGCGCATCGTGCACGGCACCACCACCGCCGACAACACGATGATCCAGATGAACGGCGCGGTCACGGGCCTCATCACCAGCGCCGGCCACCGCGACGAGATCGAGCTGCGACGCGGCTACAAGGAGAACATCTGGGATCCATCGTACCCGCCGCCGCCGCCGATCTGCCCGCGCCGGCGCCGGATCGGCGTGCCCGAGCGGCTCGACTACGAGGGCAACGTCGTCGTGCCGCTCGACGAGGACGCGCTGCGCGCCGCGATGCGCCGCCTGCGCATGCAGGGCATCGAGTCGCTCGCGGTCGTCTTCCTGTTCTCGTTCATCAATCCGGCGCACGAGCTGCGCGCGCGCGAGATCGCCGCGGAGGAGCTACCGGGCGTCGACGTCTCGCTGTCGCACGAGGTGATGCCGCAGGCGCCGGAGTTCGAGCGCACGTCGACGACGCTGGTCAACGCGTACGTCGCGCCGCGCATCAAGCGTTACCTCGCGAACCTCGAGCGCAAGCTCGCCGACGCCGGCTACGCGCGCGACCTGCTGCTCATGCAATCGAACGGCGGGCTGATGACCGCACGCTACGTCGCGGGCAAGGCGGTCACCGTGCTGGGCTCGGGGCCGGCGGGCGGCGTGGTCGGCGCGTGTCACGTCGCGGGCGCGGCGGGCGTGCGCGACTTCATCTCGGTCGACATGGGCGGCACGAGCTACGACGTCTGCCTCGTGCGCGACGGCAAGCCGCACGTCAGCTCGTCGTGGAACTGGCACCACCGCTACCTGATCGGGCTGCCGATGGTCGACGTGCAGTCGGTCGGCGCGGGCGGCGGCTCGATCGCGAGCGTGATCGAGGGCGCGCTGCACGTCGGTCCGGACAGCGCGGGCGCGCAGCCGGGGCCGATCTGCTACCGCCGCGGCGGCACGCGCCCCACGGTGACGGACGCCAACCTGGTTCTCGGCTACCTCAATCCGGACTTCTTCTACGGCGGCGAGCTCGCGCTCGACGTCGACTCGGTGGTGCGTGCGATCGACGAGCAGATCCGCCGCCCGCTCGGGCTCGCGACCGTCGAGGAGGCCGCCTACGGCATCTTCCGCATGGTCAACGCGAACATGGCGAACGCGATCCGTCGCGTGTCGGCCATGCGCGGCATCGACCCGCGCGAGATGCCGCTCGTCGCGTTCGGCGGCAACGGCGCGGTGCACGCGGGCATGCAGGCGGCCGAGCTCGACATCCGCCAGGTGCTGATCCCGAAGACCGCGCCGACGTTCTCCGCGCTGGGTCTCCTGCTCACCGATCCGATCGTGATCGAGCTGCGCTCGTACATCACGCCCGCGGACGAAGCCGACCTCGCGCGCGTCACGTCGCTGTTCGCCGAGATGCGCGAGGCCGCCGACGCGTCGCTCGCCGCCGGCGGCTTCTCGGGACGCGAGGTGCGGTACCAGCGCATCGCGTACATGTGCTACCCGGGCCAGACCTTCGACATGCCGGTGCCCATCGAGGGCGACGGCGCGTTCGGGGCGCGCGACCTGCGTCGGCTGATCGAGGCGTTCCACCGCGAGCACGAGGCGCTGCACACCTACGCGTCGCGCGACCAGATGCCGATCCTGCGCGGGCTCGGCGTGCGCGCGACGGCGATCACCGCGAAGCCCGAGCTGCCGCGCATCCCGGCGTCGTCGCGCGACGCGCGCAGCGCGCTCAAGGGCAAGCGACGCGCGTACTTCGCAGGCCGCTGGGTGTCGACGCCGATCTACGACGGCACCAAGCTGCGCGCGCGTCAGACGGTCGTCGGACCGGCGATCATCGAGGAGCCGCTGACGACGATCGTCGTCTACCCGGGACAGCGCGCGCGGCTCGACACGCTCGGCAACTACCACCTGAGCGTCGGCTGA
- a CDS encoding cyclase family protein: MGLPQWFHDVAKRVSNRGRWGADDEIGTLNFITPEAIKRGAACVRQGKSFSLALPLHHDGVQTGRIPKRINPVHTMVGVNTPFTGDRDKVCLSDDMVVMGLQASTHWDGLAHASYENRIYNGFPASTVTAEAGATKCGIEKLKPIVTRGILLDVARAKGVNRLDPGYPIRPADLDAALALTKLEVLPGDVLLIRTGQMEHLERGDKEAYRLPAPGLTVSTAEWFHARDVAAVATDTMPLEVWPGEDEEVLLPVHLLHLVEMGMTQGQNWYLDELARDCAQDGVYEFLLSASPEPFVGAVGSPVNPVAVK, translated from the coding sequence ATGGGTCTACCGCAGTGGTTCCACGACGTCGCGAAGCGCGTTTCGAACCGCGGCCGCTGGGGCGCGGACGACGAGATCGGGACGCTCAACTTCATCACGCCCGAGGCGATCAAGCGCGGCGCGGCGTGCGTGCGCCAGGGCAAGTCGTTCTCACTCGCGCTGCCGCTGCACCACGACGGCGTGCAGACCGGCCGCATCCCGAAGCGCATCAACCCGGTGCACACGATGGTCGGCGTCAATACGCCGTTCACCGGTGATCGCGACAAGGTGTGCTTGTCGGACGACATGGTGGTCATGGGCCTCCAGGCGTCGACGCACTGGGACGGGCTCGCGCACGCGAGCTACGAGAACCGGATCTACAACGGCTTCCCGGCGTCGACCGTGACCGCCGAGGCGGGCGCGACCAAGTGCGGCATCGAGAAGCTGAAGCCGATCGTCACGCGCGGCATCCTGCTCGACGTCGCGCGCGCGAAGGGCGTGAACCGTCTCGATCCGGGCTATCCGATCCGCCCGGCCGACCTCGACGCGGCGCTCGCGCTGACCAAGCTCGAGGTCCTGCCCGGCGACGTGCTGCTGATCCGCACCGGGCAGATGGAGCACCTCGAGCGCGGCGACAAGGAGGCCTACCGGCTGCCGGCGCCGGGGCTCACGGTCAGCACCGCGGAGTGGTTCCACGCGCGCGACGTCGCCGCGGTCGCGACTGACACCATGCCGCTCGAGGTGTGGCCTGGCGAGGACGAGGAGGTGCTGCTGCCGGTGCACCTGCTGCACCTCGTCGAGATGGGCATGACGCAGGGCCAGAACTGGTATCTCGACGAGCTCGCGCGCGACTGCGCGCAGGACGGCGTCTACGAGTTCCTGCTGAGCGCGTCGCCCGAGCCGTTCGTCGGCGCGGTGGGGAGCCCGGTCAATCCGGTCGCCGTCAAGTAG
- a CDS encoding CoA transferase, whose product MAELPLAGVRILAASQLGAGPWALTLLSDLGADVIKIEPPGKGDEARDVPPHAANGDSLYFQALNRGARGLTLDLRAPAGREVLHRLVRSCDAVYNNLRGGAPAALGLTYEALREVNPRVVCCSLSGFGQTGPRAGEPGYDFIIQAYAGFMSLTGEPDGTPQRCGVSVVDFSAGLLSVLALMIGLHRAQRTGVGCEIDVSLYDTALSMLNYLAGWTLNSDFRPRRTADGAHQTLVPSQTFRTADGYLVVMCMKEKFWQRLCERIGREDLRDDPRFRTFADRFAHRDELVPLLAAELRRRTTAEWLEQLRGHVPCGPVYSVEEALADEHAAARDMLTGFEHPDFGWVRQVGTPLKIAGVAPVHRRAPRLGEHTDEILRAIGGYSDAEIAQLRAAGVV is encoded by the coding sequence GTGGCCGAGCTTCCTCTCGCTGGCGTTCGGATCCTCGCTGCGAGCCAGCTCGGCGCCGGGCCCTGGGCGCTGACCCTGCTCTCCGACCTCGGCGCCGACGTCATCAAGATCGAGCCGCCCGGCAAGGGCGACGAGGCGCGTGACGTCCCGCCGCACGCCGCGAACGGCGACTCGCTCTACTTCCAGGCGCTGAACCGCGGCGCGCGCGGCCTCACGCTCGACCTGCGCGCCCCCGCCGGACGCGAGGTGCTGCACCGCCTCGTGCGCTCGTGCGACGCGGTCTACAACAACCTGCGCGGCGGCGCGCCGGCGGCGCTCGGCTTGACGTACGAGGCGCTGCGCGAGGTGAACCCGCGCGTCGTCTGCTGCTCGCTGTCGGGCTTCGGGCAGACGGGACCGCGCGCGGGCGAGCCGGGCTACGACTTCATCATCCAGGCGTACGCGGGATTCATGAGCTTGACGGGCGAGCCCGACGGCACGCCGCAGCGCTGCGGCGTGTCGGTGGTCGACTTCTCGGCGGGTTTGCTGTCGGTGCTCGCTCTGATGATCGGCCTGCACCGCGCGCAGCGCACCGGCGTGGGCTGCGAGATCGACGTCAGCCTCTACGACACCGCGCTCTCGATGCTGAACTACCTCGCCGGGTGGACGCTCAACAGCGACTTCCGCCCGCGGCGCACCGCCGACGGCGCGCACCAGACGCTGGTGCCGTCGCAGACCTTCCGCACCGCCGACGGCTACCTCGTCGTGATGTGCATGAAGGAGAAGTTCTGGCAGCGCCTGTGCGAGCGCATCGGGCGCGAGGACCTGCGCGACGACCCGCGCTTTCGCACCTTCGCCGACCGCTTCGCGCACCGCGACGAGCTCGTCCCGCTGCTCGCCGCCGAGCTGCGCCGCCGGACGACGGCCGAGTGGCTCGAGCAGCTGCGCGGTCACGTCCCGTGCGGGCCGGTGTACTCCGTCGAGGAAGCGCTCGCCGACGAGCACGCGGCCGCGCGCGACATGCTGACCGGCTTCGAGCACCCGGACTTCGGCTGGGTGCGCCAGGTCGGGACGCCGCTCAAGATCGCGGGCGTGGCGCCCGTGCACCGTCGCGCGCCGCGCCTCGGCGAGCACACCGACGAGATCCTGCGCGCGATCGGCGGTTACTCCGACGCCGAGATCGCGCAGCTGCGCGCGGCGGGCGTGGTTTGA
- a CDS encoding VOC family protein has product MQARQLKVLTAAVKDVDQALATFQNNFGFPLTRRTADAATGTQSAFLRIGAAEIELATASSGALGEQLAQRGEGLFQIELEVDDLAAAHSELTERGLRSDFETEPNGRRVLRIATEHTHGVPLVLSQRA; this is encoded by the coding sequence ATGCAGGCGCGGCAACTCAAGGTGCTGACGGCGGCCGTCAAGGACGTCGATCAGGCCCTGGCGACCTTCCAGAACAACTTCGGCTTCCCGTTGACGCGGCGCACTGCGGACGCCGCGACTGGCACGCAGAGCGCGTTCCTGCGCATCGGCGCGGCGGAGATCGAGCTCGCGACGGCGTCCTCGGGCGCGCTCGGCGAGCAGCTCGCGCAGCGTGGCGAGGGATTGTTCCAGATCGAGCTCGAGGTCGACGACCTCGCGGCCGCGCACAGCGAGCTCACCGAGCGCGGCCTGCGCAGCGACTTCGAGACCGAGCCGAACGGACGTCGCGTCCTGCGCATCGCCACCGAGCACACGCACGGCGTGCCGCTGGTCCTGAGCCAGCGCGCCTGA
- a CDS encoding lysophospholipid acyltransferase family protein: MRAVRDWAGTIAFLIAFGLIMVLYDVIFRITFLFGKRANAWVLGIMQCTVILAMRLAGIRFEIERSPKIKPYTSYIIVSNHQSMFDIPTFGWQFFTNFPKYISKIELAKWIPAVSVQLRKGGHALIDRKDRASAVRVIDKLAHEVVQNGFSAVIYPEGTRARNGVLAPFKPAGTVALLKQAKDVPVVPVCIDNSWRIMEHKMLPIPWGITMRWWAGDPIERRPDEDPYAIVAEVERQIRETMARFRGETAQAA; the protein is encoded by the coding sequence ATGCGGGCCGTGCGGGATTGGGCCGGGACGATCGCATTCCTGATCGCCTTCGGCCTCATCATGGTGCTCTACGACGTGATCTTCCGGATCACGTTCCTGTTCGGGAAGCGCGCCAACGCCTGGGTGCTGGGCATCATGCAGTGCACAGTGATCCTGGCGATGCGCCTTGCCGGGATCCGGTTCGAGATCGAGCGCTCGCCGAAGATCAAGCCGTACACGTCGTACATCATCGTCTCGAACCACCAGAGCATGTTCGACATCCCGACCTTCGGCTGGCAGTTCTTCACGAACTTCCCGAAGTACATCTCGAAGATCGAGCTCGCGAAGTGGATCCCGGCGGTGTCGGTGCAGCTGCGCAAGGGCGGCCACGCGCTGATCGACCGCAAGGATCGCGCGAGCGCGGTGCGCGTGATCGACAAGCTCGCGCACGAGGTGGTCCAGAACGGCTTCTCCGCGGTGATTTACCCCGAGGGGACGCGGGCGCGAAACGGCGTGCTCGCGCCGTTCAAGCCGGCCGGCACCGTCGCGCTGCTCAAGCAGGCGAAGGACGTCCCCGTCGTGCCGGTGTGCATCGACAACTCCTGGCGCATCATGGAGCACAAGATGCTCCCGATCCCGTGGGGCATCACGATGCGCTGGTGGGCCGGCGATCCGATCGAGCGCCGCCCCGACGAGGATCCGTACGCGATCGTCGCCGAGGTCGAGCGGCAGATCCGCGAGACCATGGCGCGCTTCCGCGGCGAGACCGCGCAGGCGGCCTGA